The genomic window TCAGGAAATTGTACAGCAGGACGTTGACAACGATGATCAGGAATGAAATGAGGTGGATGCCGCCGATTTCGGCGACCTGGATAAAATATGTATTTTTATACTGGGAATATCCGGCCAGGCACCAGGGGAAGCCGCTGATGATTTTTTCGATCACCAGGTCTTTGCCGACCCAGATGGCCGGGATCCAGGCGACCGGCCACCAGCCTGCGCCGCGGGCGATCCGCTGCCGGATAAGAACGCCGGCCAGTCCGGGGAAAAGCGATAAAAAAGCGACCAGGCACACTAGGCCGGTGATGCCCAGGGCTACAGTTGTGCCGCCGTATTGGACCATCACCCGCGGGATCCAGTACAGGATGATCAGGTTGTAAAGAAAGGCGGAGGAAAAGAATATCAGGAATGTCCTGCCTTTGGTCTGTTTTTCGCTGAGCAGGAGCAGGGGAATCAGGAAGCCGAATGCCAGAAAAGCGATCTGTGCCTTGGGAAAGGCCAAGCCGTAAGCCAGGCTTGCGCCCAGCCATAATAAAAAAGGTTTGAATTTCAGTGGCCTTTTTTTATCTTGAATTGCTTTTTCTCCAGGCCTTCCAGCCTGTCTTTTTCTTTTTGCGCTTCAGCCAGGGTTTCAAAGCTGCCGACACGGACGGTATGCAATTTTTTTTTGTTGACCGTTTCGACGATGATTTCGGTCTGGTAGCCCAAGCGGGCGAATCGCTCGCTGTATTTCTGGGCGTTGGCAAAATCGCTGAACGCGCCCACCTGAATGGCGTAGTACTGGTCAGCAAGCGTATTTTTTCCGGGGGCTGGGGAGGCTTCCGTGGGCGGCAGTTTTTCGTGCAGCTTCATTTCGTCGGGAATCGACTGTTTGCCGTTCGTCTTGTCATTGGCCGACATGATCGGCTTTTCATCGACCATGTTTACTTTTTTTTGGTCAGCGGCCGACTCGGTCAGCCCGGGCTCGGCGCCGTTGGCCGCCGGTTGATCGCCCACGCGGTGCCCGGCCTGGTAGCCCATGTAAAAAAGAAAGATGCCGATGGCGATCACCGCGATTAAAAAAATGACCACGTGAATAAAAGTGACCCGGATATCAAAATAGGTTTTTTCCATTTATTTTTTTTCGAACAATCCTTTCAGCAAATCTATAGGCATGGGGAAAACGATGGTGGTGGAATTTTCTGAGCCGATTTCGACCAGCGATTGCAGATAACGCAGCTGAATAGCGGTGGGATTCTGGGAAAGGGTATTGGCCGCTTCTAGAAGTTTCGCCGATGCCTGGTTCTCGCCTTCGGCGTGGATAATCTTGGCCCGGCGTTCTCTTTCGGCTTCAGCCTGCTTGGCCATGGCCCTTTGCATTTC from Candidatus Aminicenantes bacterium includes these protein-coding regions:
- a CDS encoding SPOR domain-containing protein produces the protein MEKTYFDIRVTFIHVVIFLIAVIAIGIFLFYMGYQAGHRVGDQPAANGAEPGLTESAADQKKVNMVDEKPIMSANDKTNGKQSIPDEMKLHEKLPPTEASPAPGKNTLADQYYAIQVGAFSDFANAQKYSERFARLGYQTEIIVETVNKKKLHTVRVGSFETLAEAQKEKDRLEGLEKKQFKIKKGH